A genomic region of Tsukamurella pulmonis contains the following coding sequences:
- a CDS encoding AAA family ATPase produces the protein MRLHRLAVKDFRGVEAREIAFADTGVTLLHGPNEAGKSSMVEALQLLLEVKATSKSQRVEAVCPAHRDAGPWVEAELTVGPYRFVYAKQYHRRPGTVLTVLEPTPLQLTGGSAESWVAEQMRAHVDGDLLAALTVLQGPGPGQPSLRDSAAFAKALDAASGGAGEDEPGAERLAEAVAAERARYFTPTGRPTNELSAARSREAAARAALEAAEAALREVDQVAEQHEVASARLAALVDRRSAAAAALEELSADRERISALQSRLAQSRAAVESASLREQHAGEAANRRRRLVEQQALAVERAAQVRVARDRALADREVLAAEASWLETTVHELSAVSADRRERKSQAQYAVDYARESVGHQRLIKRIEQAQLLGKDVEDARNRLAGNPIDRRALQGIAVAEQRYEKAQARFSALAATLKLERLGFSDVLVDGSNIGEEPVEVVAGNGMVIEVPGAVRIEVMQRGESADAAAEVRAAHTALLAACRDAGAADAEQARELHEQREAIEIEMQEARIALAHALGENTLAELRELAEEAAERIVALEAAVDPELLAVDPERAKANLMDATQAEVASRTEEKQTREQLGQKQQELHRASTDAQVAADRLQHFDNRASELSVELERARAESEDEALGSAADAAAVAREQAAADLAEHERAAQEADVAGFTARFAAARAHAEQARAAEATAREELAGVAGQLQLIQADGRRDRLDAAEAEHVHAARALTSVEERARAAALLHETLTAHRDARRARVQAPYQRALEELGRNVFGDPLTITVGDDLTIASRTVDGVTVPFDSLSGGAQEQLGVLSRLACARLVDGADGAPVIFDDALGHSDPTRLGAMADALVEAGRGAQVIVFSCVPGRFDALRGRDGVTEVALG, from the coding sequence ATGAGGCTGCATCGCCTGGCGGTCAAGGACTTCCGTGGAGTCGAGGCGCGCGAGATCGCCTTCGCCGATACCGGCGTCACGCTGCTGCACGGCCCGAACGAGGCGGGCAAGTCCTCGATGGTGGAGGCGCTGCAGCTCCTCCTCGAGGTGAAGGCCACCTCGAAGTCGCAGCGGGTGGAGGCCGTGTGTCCCGCGCACCGCGACGCCGGCCCGTGGGTCGAGGCGGAGCTCACCGTGGGGCCGTACCGCTTCGTCTACGCCAAGCAGTACCACCGCCGTCCGGGCACCGTGCTGACGGTGCTCGAGCCCACACCGCTGCAGCTCACCGGCGGCAGCGCGGAATCGTGGGTCGCCGAGCAGATGCGGGCCCACGTGGACGGGGATCTGCTGGCCGCGCTCACCGTGCTGCAGGGCCCCGGCCCCGGGCAGCCCTCGCTGCGCGACAGCGCCGCCTTCGCCAAGGCACTCGACGCGGCATCGGGCGGTGCGGGGGAGGACGAGCCCGGCGCGGAGCGGCTCGCCGAGGCGGTCGCCGCGGAGCGCGCCCGCTACTTCACGCCCACCGGGCGGCCCACCAACGAGCTGTCCGCCGCGCGCTCGCGCGAGGCCGCTGCGCGCGCCGCGCTGGAGGCGGCCGAAGCGGCGCTGCGCGAGGTCGATCAGGTCGCCGAGCAGCACGAGGTCGCCTCCGCGCGGCTGGCCGCCCTCGTCGATCGGCGGTCCGCCGCCGCGGCCGCGCTCGAGGAGCTCAGCGCCGATCGGGAGCGGATCTCCGCGCTGCAGTCGCGGCTCGCGCAGTCCCGTGCCGCGGTCGAATCCGCCTCGCTGCGGGAGCAGCACGCGGGCGAGGCGGCCAACCGCCGGCGCCGCCTGGTCGAGCAGCAGGCGCTCGCCGTCGAGCGCGCAGCCCAGGTACGGGTCGCCCGGGATCGGGCGCTCGCCGACCGCGAGGTGCTCGCCGCCGAGGCGTCGTGGCTCGAGACCACCGTGCACGAGCTCTCCGCGGTCTCGGCGGACCGGCGCGAACGCAAGTCGCAGGCGCAGTACGCCGTGGACTACGCCCGCGAGTCGGTGGGCCACCAGCGCCTGATCAAGCGCATCGAGCAGGCGCAGCTGCTCGGCAAGGACGTGGAGGACGCCCGGAACCGGTTGGCCGGCAACCCGATCGACCGGCGCGCCCTGCAGGGCATCGCGGTGGCCGAGCAGCGGTACGAGAAGGCGCAGGCCCGCTTCTCCGCGCTCGCCGCCACCCTCAAGCTCGAACGCCTGGGCTTCTCCGACGTGCTCGTCGACGGCAGCAACATCGGTGAGGAGCCGGTGGAGGTCGTCGCGGGCAACGGCATGGTGATCGAGGTACCGGGAGCGGTCCGGATCGAGGTCATGCAGCGCGGGGAGAGCGCCGACGCGGCCGCCGAGGTCAGGGCGGCGCATACCGCCCTGCTCGCCGCCTGCCGCGACGCCGGTGCCGCCGATGCGGAGCAGGCCCGCGAACTGCACGAGCAGCGTGAGGCGATCGAGATCGAAATGCAGGAGGCGCGGATCGCGTTGGCGCACGCCCTCGGCGAGAACACCCTCGCGGAGCTGCGCGAGCTCGCGGAGGAGGCCGCGGAGCGGATCGTCGCGCTGGAGGCGGCCGTCGATCCGGAGCTGCTCGCCGTCGATCCCGAGCGGGCGAAGGCGAACCTGATGGACGCCACGCAGGCGGAGGTCGCCTCACGCACGGAGGAGAAGCAGACCCGCGAGCAGCTGGGGCAGAAACAGCAGGAGCTGCACCGCGCCAGCACTGATGCCCAGGTCGCCGCGGATCGGCTGCAGCACTTCGACAACCGGGCGTCCGAGCTCTCCGTGGAGCTCGAGCGGGCCCGCGCCGAGTCCGAGGACGAGGCGCTGGGCAGCGCCGCCGATGCCGCGGCCGTCGCCCGCGAGCAGGCCGCGGCCGACCTGGCCGAGCACGAGCGCGCCGCGCAGGAGGCGGACGTCGCGGGCTTCACGGCCCGGTTCGCCGCTGCGCGCGCGCACGCCGAGCAGGCCCGCGCAGCGGAGGCCACTGCGCGGGAGGAACTCGCCGGGGTGGCCGGGCAGCTGCAGCTCATCCAGGCCGACGGCCGCCGCGACCGGCTCGATGCCGCGGAGGCCGAACACGTGCACGCCGCGCGGGCACTCACCTCCGTGGAGGAGCGCGCCCGCGCGGCGGCGCTGCTGCACGAGACGCTCACCGCGCACCGCGACGCCCGCCGTGCCCGCGTGCAGGCGCCGTACCAGCGCGCGCTGGAAGAGCTGGGCCGCAACGTCTTCGGTGATCCGCTCACCATCACCGTCGGTGACGACCTGACGATCGCCTCGCGCACCGTCGACGGGGTCACGGTGCCCTTCGACTCGCTCTCCGGCGGCGCGCAGGAACAGCTGGGCGTGCTCAGCCGGCTGGCCTGCGCCCGCCTGGTCGACGGTGCCGACGGCGCGCCCGTCATCTTCGACGACGCCCTCGGCCACAGCGATCCCACGCGCCTCGGCGCGATGGCGGACGCGCTGGTCGAGGCCGGCCGCGGCGCGCAGGTGATCGTTTTCAGCTGCGTGCCCGGCCGCTTCGACGCGCTGCGCGGTCGCGACGGCGTCACCGAGGTCGCGCTGGGTTAG